The following proteins are encoded in a genomic region of Syntrophotaleaceae bacterium:
- a CDS encoding Ku protein — translation MPRPIWKGSISFGLVNIPITLLPAEKSSDLHFQMIDSRNKARVRYQRVNEATGEEVPWNDIVKGYEYQEGNYVLLSDEDFKRADQEATKTIEIEDFVEFSAIDHTYFDKPYYLVPGKGGEKGYVLLREALQRTGRVGIARVVIRTKEYLTALIPQGDALILELLRYQRELRNLEEYNIPHGSLKDYKISERELDLAETLVDSMKAEWQPEKYHDEYRDALMKWIEKKVSEGQVEALPEEKEKEVAAEGGKVVDMMALLKRSLEEKGGGERKGGGRKTSGESRRRSDKSKAGKK, via the coding sequence ATGCCCCGCCCCATCTGGAAAGGCAGCATCTCTTTCGGCCTGGTCAATATCCCCATTACCCTCCTCCCTGCGGAAAAATCATCGGACCTGCACTTTCAAATGATCGACAGCCGCAACAAGGCCCGGGTCCGCTATCAAAGGGTCAACGAGGCCACCGGTGAGGAGGTGCCCTGGAACGACATTGTCAAAGGTTACGAATACCAGGAGGGGAATTACGTCCTGCTGAGCGACGAGGATTTCAAGCGCGCCGACCAGGAAGCCACCAAAACCATCGAGATCGAGGATTTCGTCGAATTCTCCGCCATCGACCATACCTACTTCGACAAGCCCTACTACCTGGTTCCCGGCAAGGGCGGGGAAAAGGGCTATGTCCTTCTGCGGGAAGCCCTGCAACGCACCGGACGGGTGGGCATTGCCCGTGTCGTCATCCGCACCAAGGAATACCTGACCGCACTGATTCCGCAAGGCGACGCCCTGATCCTCGAACTCCTCCGCTACCAGCGCGAACTGCGCAACCTTGAAGAGTACAATATCCCCCACGGCAGCCTGAAGGACTACAAGATCTCCGAGCGGGAACTCGATCTGGCGGAGACCCTGGTCGATTCCATGAAGGCCGAATGGCAGCCGGAGAAGTACCACGACGAATACCGCGATGCGCTCATGAAATGGATCGAGAAAAAGGTCAGCGAAGGACAGGTCGAAGCCCTGCCCGAGGAAAAAGAGAAAGAAGTTGCAGCCGAAGGAGGCAAGGTGGTCGACATGATGGCCCTGCTGAAAAGGAGCCTGGAAGAAAAAGGGGGCGGAGAAAGGAAGGGGGGAGGAAGAAAAACTTCGGGCGAGAGCCGCCGTCGTTCGGATAAGAGCAAGGCCGGCAAAAAGTAA
- a CDS encoding glutamine--tRNA ligase/YqeY domain fusion protein, translating to MDNKQDINSESAAPTGPGNFIRTIIDRDLASSKNGGAVVTRFPPEPNGYLHIGHAKSICLNFGLARDYAGAPGGSRCHLRFDDTNPVKEEQEYIDSIKENVRWLGFDWGKHEYYASDYFDQLYAWAVQLIKAGKAYVDDLSAEKIRAYRGTLTEPGKNSPFRDRSIEENLALFEAMKNGDYKDGSKVLRAKIDMASPNLNLRDPVMYRILHAAHHRTGDTWCIYPMYDFTHGQSDSLEGITHSICTLEFEDHRPLYDWFIEQLDIHHPQQIEFARLNINYTVMSKRKLLELVEDGYVDGWDDPRLPTLSGLRRRGFTPAAIRSFCERIGVSKKESCVDMGFLESCVREDLDRTAPRAMAVLDPLRVVITNYPEDLVEEFEAPVHPNDPSMGTRLVPFSRVVYIERDDFMEDPPKKFFRLGPGREVRLRCAYFIRCDEVIKDPDSGQIVELRCSYDPDSRGGSAPDGRKVKGTLHWVSAAHALEAEVRLYDRLFQVPNPSADKEVDFKDHLNPDSLQILTGCRVEPGLAAAEPESRFQFERQGYFCVDRVDSRPDRLVFNRTATLRDSWAKMEDKD from the coding sequence ATGGATAACAAACAGGACATAAACAGCGAGTCTGCTGCTCCCACAGGGCCGGGAAACTTCATCCGCACGATTATAGACCGCGATCTGGCTTCCAGCAAAAACGGCGGCGCGGTCGTCACCCGTTTCCCTCCCGAACCGAACGGTTACCTGCACATCGGCCATGCCAAAAGCATCTGCCTCAACTTCGGCCTGGCCCGTGACTATGCCGGAGCGCCCGGCGGCAGCCGCTGCCATCTGCGTTTCGACGACACCAATCCTGTGAAGGAAGAGCAGGAATATATCGATTCGATCAAGGAGAACGTCCGCTGGCTCGGTTTCGACTGGGGCAAGCACGAGTATTACGCCTCCGACTATTTCGATCAGCTCTACGCCTGGGCCGTGCAGTTGATCAAGGCCGGCAAGGCGTACGTGGACGATCTTTCGGCGGAAAAGATTCGCGCCTACCGCGGTACTTTGACCGAACCCGGTAAAAACAGTCCCTTCCGCGATCGCTCGATCGAGGAGAATCTGGCCCTGTTCGAAGCCATGAAAAATGGTGACTACAAGGATGGCAGCAAGGTGCTGCGGGCCAAGATCGACATGGCCTCGCCGAACCTCAACCTGCGCGATCCGGTCATGTACCGCATCCTGCATGCCGCCCATCACAGGACCGGCGACACCTGGTGCATCTATCCGATGTACGACTTTACCCATGGACAGTCCGATTCCCTGGAAGGGATCACCCATTCGATCTGCACCCTGGAGTTCGAGGACCACCGGCCCCTCTACGACTGGTTCATCGAGCAGTTGGACATCCATCATCCGCAGCAGATCGAATTCGCCCGGCTCAACATCAACTACACGGTGATGAGCAAGCGCAAACTGCTGGAACTGGTCGAGGACGGGTATGTGGACGGCTGGGACGATCCCCGCCTGCCGACCCTGTCGGGGCTGCGCCGGCGAGGCTTCACCCCGGCCGCCATCCGCAGTTTCTGCGAGCGGATCGGCGTCTCCAAAAAGGAGAGCTGCGTCGATATGGGATTTCTCGAGAGCTGCGTGCGTGAGGATCTCGACCGCACGGCTCCACGGGCCATGGCCGTCCTCGACCCGTTGCGGGTTGTGATCACCAACTATCCCGAGGATCTGGTGGAAGAGTTCGAAGCCCCGGTGCATCCCAACGATCCCTCCATGGGCACCCGTCTGGTCCCCTTCTCCCGGGTTGTGTACATCGAGCGGGACGATTTCATGGAGGACCCTCCGAAAAAGTTCTTCCGCCTGGGGCCGGGACGGGAAGTAAGGCTGCGCTGCGCCTACTTCATCCGCTGTGATGAGGTAATCAAGGACCCGGACTCCGGTCAGATCGTCGAGCTGCGCTGCAGCTACGACCCGGATAGTCGGGGCGGATCGGCGCCGGACGGGCGCAAGGTCAAGGGCACCCTGCACTGGGTTTCCGCCGCCCACGCCCTGGAGGCTGAGGTGCGGCTCTACGATCGGCTGTTCCAGGTCCCCAATCCCTCCGCCGACAAGGAGGTTGACTTCAAGGACCACCTCAATCCAGATTCGCTGCAGATCCTGACCGGCTGCAGGGTGGAGCCGGGGCTGGCCGCAGCCGAGCCGGAGAGCCGGTTCCAGTTCGAGCGCCAGGGCTATTTTTGCGTCGACCGAGTCGATTCACGACCGGATCGGCTGGTCTTCAACCGCACGGCGACCTTGCGTGATTCCTGGGCCAAAATGGAAGATAAAGACTGA
- the ispF gene encoding 2-C-methyl-D-erythritol 2,4-cyclodiphosphate synthase, whose product MIRIGHGYDVHRLVSERSLIIGGVTIPYHLGLLGHSDADVLLHAICDAILGAIGEGDIGRHFPDTDPAYRGISSLKLLREVMALADARGYGIGNLDATVIAQRPKLAPYIRAMVENIAEACAADIGRVNVKATTTEKLGFEGREEGISAHAVVLLQKHEPEEM is encoded by the coding sequence ATGATAAGAATCGGCCACGGCTACGATGTTCATCGCCTGGTTTCGGAACGTTCCCTCATTATTGGCGGTGTAACCATCCCCTATCACCTGGGGCTGCTCGGACACTCCGACGCCGATGTTCTGCTGCATGCCATCTGCGATGCCATTCTGGGGGCGATCGGCGAGGGCGATATCGGCCGCCACTTCCCCGATACCGATCCGGCCTATCGTGGCATTTCCAGCCTCAAGCTGCTGCGGGAGGTCATGGCTCTGGCCGATGCCAGGGGGTACGGCATCGGCAATCTCGATGCCACGGTCATCGCTCAGCGCCCCAAGCTGGCCCCCTACATCAGGGCCATGGTGGAGAATATCGCCGAGGCCTGTGCCGCCGACATCGGCCGCGTCAATGTCAAAGCCACCACGACCGAAAAACTCGGATTCGAAGGCCGCGAGGAGGGAATTTCCGCCCACGCCGTGGTCCTGCTGCAGAAGCACGAACCGGAAGAGATGTAA
- a CDS encoding putative 2-dehydropantoate 2-reductase, with protein sequence MRIAVVGSGALGLYYGAMLQRAGHDVRFLLRRDYQAITERGLQVTSPAGDFHLKDIKAFRKTDEMGPVDLVLVGLKTFANNRLIELLEPLMEGSTPVLTLQNGLGNEELLAEAFGPSRVLGGIAFLCSNRGEPGTVHHLGEGRIRLGEFEQVLSERAVTIASMFREAGVPCEAVADLRRARWEKLVWNIPFNGLCALTGRDVTGLLTHAPSRDEIAAIMHEVIAAANRQDLSAPIEADFFISRMITATEAMHHYRPSMMIDRIEGRPLELEAIYKVPLQRAAEKGMDLPRVAMLYALLDLGEQI encoded by the coding sequence ATGCGAATTGCGGTTGTCGGGTCAGGTGCACTGGGCCTGTATTATGGCGCCATGCTGCAGCGGGCCGGTCATGATGTACGTTTCCTGCTGCGCAGGGATTACCAGGCCATCACTGAAAGAGGGCTGCAGGTGACTTCCCCGGCCGGCGACTTTCACCTGAAGGATATCAAAGCCTTCCGGAAAACGGATGAAATGGGACCTGTTGACCTGGTCCTGGTCGGACTCAAGACCTTCGCCAACAACCGCCTGATCGAACTGCTCGAACCCTTGATGGAGGGAAGCACCCCCGTGCTCACCCTGCAGAACGGGCTGGGCAATGAAGAGCTGCTCGCCGAAGCCTTCGGCCCTTCCCGGGTCCTTGGCGGCATCGCCTTTCTCTGTTCGAATCGGGGCGAGCCGGGGACGGTTCATCATCTGGGGGAAGGCCGCATTCGCCTCGGAGAGTTTGAACAGGTCCTTTCCGAGCGGGCCGTCACCATCGCATCCATGTTTCGAGAGGCCGGAGTTCCCTGCGAAGCGGTGGCCGATCTGCGCAGGGCGCGCTGGGAAAAACTGGTCTGGAACATCCCTTTCAACGGGCTCTGCGCTCTTACGGGGAGAGACGTGACAGGGCTGCTGACCCATGCACCGAGTCGCGACGAAATCGCGGCCATCATGCACGAAGTGATCGCCGCCGCCAATCGTCAGGACCTGAGCGCACCGATCGAGGCCGACTTCTTCATCTCTAGAATGATCACCGCGACCGAGGCCATGCATCATTACCGTCCGAGTATGATGATCGACCGGATCGAGGGCCGTCCTCTGGAACTGGAAGCCATCTACAAAGTTCCACTGCAAAGAGCGGCTGAAAAGGGTATGGACTTGCCGCGGGTCGCCATGCTTTACGCACTGCTCGATCTGGGAGAGCAGATCTGA
- the ispD gene encoding 2-C-methyl-D-erythritol 4-phosphate cytidylyltransferase, producing MSVFVLIPAAGMGRRMKASINKQYLPLLDRPILAHTIGLFDRHPRVDHIYVITPLDEIPLCRKDVLEPFGFAKVRDVVAGGAERQDSVRNGLRACPAAPEDIVLVHDGVRPLLPNDAIDRVLDRLEEVAACVVAVPVKDTIKEVADGTIVRTPERRLLWQAQTPQAFRYGLLLDAYEQAARDGFAGSDDASLVERLGQPVAIVEGCYRNIKITTPEDMILARAFLENRGELQK from the coding sequence ATGAGTGTTTTTGTCCTGATTCCCGCCGCCGGCATGGGCCGGCGTATGAAGGCCTCGATCAACAAACAGTACCTTCCCTTGCTGGACCGTCCCATTCTCGCTCATACCATCGGTCTTTTCGATCGCCACCCGCGGGTGGATCATATTTACGTGATCACCCCTCTTGACGAAATTCCTCTTTGCCGGAAGGACGTTCTGGAGCCTTTCGGATTCGCCAAGGTTCGCGATGTTGTGGCGGGCGGGGCGGAGCGGCAGGATTCGGTCCGCAACGGGCTGCGCGCCTGTCCGGCGGCACCTGAAGATATTGTTCTCGTTCATGACGGTGTTCGCCCGCTGCTGCCGAACGACGCCATCGACCGGGTGCTGGATCGTTTGGAGGAGGTCGCTGCCTGTGTGGTTGCGGTGCCGGTCAAGGACACCATCAAGGAGGTGGCCGACGGGACAATTGTCCGGACACCGGAGCGACGTCTCCTTTGGCAGGCCCAGACCCCCCAGGCCTTTCGCTACGGTCTGCTTCTGGATGCCTACGAGCAGGCGGCCCGGGATGGATTTGCCGGCTCCGACGACGCCTCCCTGGTCGAACGCCTCGGGCAGCCGGTCGCCATTGTCGAGGGGTGTTACCGGAACATCAAGATCACTACGCCCGAGGACATGATACTGGCCAGGGCTTTTCTGGAAAATCGCGGAGAACTGCAAAAATGA
- the ligD gene encoding DNA ligase D, whose product MVKKPSQLEIYRKKRDFSRTSEPAGEVSASVDGRLFLIQKHAASHLHYDLRLELDGVLKSWAVPKGPSLDPEQKRLAVQVEDHPLEYASFEGIIPKGEYGGGTVMMWDRGEWEPRGDPDKGLRKGHLSFKLRGRKLQGSWTLARIGGREENGEKNWLLIKKQDEQARPEAEFDVTALDLSVMSGRSMEQITQAGDLAWQNGAAVPTGDSPAKAPSLDVDPASLTGARRSEMPKNFLPQLAVSVGTPPSGKDWLHEIKYDGYRMLCFIDRGKVIFRTRRGQDWTDRFAGVVPAAASLPVEQAILDGEMVVLEPGGTTDFQALQNLLHRRENKGLVFFVFDLPYLNGFDLTRVPLVERKKILQGFIPGAAANAPLRYSEHLTGQGERFFQHACRFALEGILSKRAGSIYQQKRSNHWRKVKCLNRQEFVVAGFTRPGGERKGFGALVLGYFNESGQLVHAGRVGTGFSEELLLDLHQTLAGLKMSESPFAEPPPASEARDVTWVRPDMVVEVEFTSWTRDGRLRHPSFKGVREDKEAGEIRREVTKELPGSDTRRGGPRCPPVTPPPSSAIRPATAEVAGVQLSNPERILYPGQGVTKRALAEFYQQVADLMVPHLAGRPLTLFRCPRGRGEDCFFQKHFADTQPEFTRAVPIQEKEEVQNYLVVDDLPGIISLVQLGVLEIHPWPSREDNLERPDRMVFDLDPAENVGWQEVIEGALAVRELLGDLGLESFVKTSGGKGLHVVVPLARRSSWDELKDFSRAVVEKLVRREPGKFVATMSKSKRRGKIFIDHFRNSRGATSIATYSTRARAGAPVSTPLHWDEIDAIPGADHFTVENLPRRLARLGGDPWEGFFEISQSLTRKMKDRLL is encoded by the coding sequence ATGGTTAAAAAACCCTCCCAACTGGAAATTTACAGGAAAAAAAGGGATTTCTCCCGCACTTCGGAACCCGCAGGAGAAGTTTCGGCAAGCGTCGATGGCCGCCTTTTCCTGATTCAGAAACATGCCGCCAGTCACCTTCATTACGACCTGCGGCTGGAGCTCGACGGGGTGCTCAAGAGCTGGGCCGTGCCCAAGGGTCCGAGCCTCGATCCCGAGCAGAAACGGCTGGCGGTCCAGGTGGAGGACCACCCCCTGGAGTATGCATCCTTCGAAGGGATCATCCCCAAGGGTGAATACGGAGGCGGCACGGTCATGATGTGGGACCGCGGGGAGTGGGAGCCCCGGGGAGATCCGGACAAGGGGTTGCGAAAAGGGCACCTGAGCTTCAAATTGCGGGGCAGAAAGCTGCAGGGGAGCTGGACTCTGGCCCGGATAGGGGGCCGGGAAGAGAACGGAGAAAAGAACTGGCTCCTGATCAAGAAACAGGACGAACAGGCCCGGCCCGAGGCGGAATTCGACGTCACCGCCCTGGATCTCAGTGTGATGAGCGGCCGCAGCATGGAGCAGATCACCCAGGCCGGGGATCTGGCCTGGCAAAACGGCGCGGCTGTTCCCACCGGCGATTCACCTGCAAAAGCCCCCTCCCTCGACGTCGATCCCGCCTCCCTGACCGGCGCCCGGCGCTCGGAAATGCCGAAAAACTTCCTTCCCCAGCTCGCAGTGAGTGTGGGCACGCCCCCCTCCGGCAAGGACTGGCTGCACGAGATCAAGTACGACGGCTATCGCATGCTCTGCTTCATCGATCGGGGCAAGGTGATTTTTCGCACGCGCCGCGGCCAGGACTGGACGGACAGATTTGCCGGAGTGGTACCGGCCGCAGCCTCCCTGCCGGTGGAACAGGCGATCCTCGATGGTGAAATGGTGGTCCTGGAACCGGGGGGAACCACCGATTTCCAGGCTCTGCAGAACCTTCTCCACCGGCGGGAGAACAAGGGGCTGGTCTTTTTCGTCTTCGATCTCCCCTACCTGAACGGCTTCGACCTGACCCGTGTGCCGCTGGTGGAGCGAAAAAAAATCCTGCAGGGATTCATTCCCGGCGCCGCTGCCAATGCCCCCCTCCGCTACAGTGAGCATCTGACCGGCCAGGGTGAGCGTTTCTTTCAGCATGCCTGCCGTTTCGCCCTTGAAGGGATTCTCAGCAAGCGGGCCGGCAGCATTTACCAGCAGAAGCGGTCCAACCATTGGCGCAAGGTCAAGTGCCTGAACCGGCAGGAATTCGTGGTCGCTGGCTTCACCCGGCCGGGAGGCGAACGGAAAGGCTTCGGGGCCCTGGTTCTGGGATATTTCAATGAATCAGGGCAGCTCGTTCATGCCGGCCGGGTGGGGACCGGGTTCAGCGAAGAGCTGCTGCTGGATCTCCATCAGACGCTTGCCGGGCTGAAGATGTCCGAATCGCCCTTCGCCGAACCCCCTCCGGCCAGCGAAGCACGGGATGTGACCTGGGTCAGGCCGGACATGGTGGTGGAGGTGGAATTTACCTCCTGGACCCGGGACGGACGGCTGCGCCACCCGTCCTTCAAGGGAGTGCGGGAAGACAAGGAAGCCGGCGAGATCCGCCGGGAGGTGACCAAGGAATTGCCCGGCAGCGACACCCGTAGGGGCGGACCCAGGTGTCCGCCCGTGACACCACCTCCATCCTCGGCGATTCGGCCCGCCACAGCCGAGGTGGCCGGGGTGCAGCTGAGCAATCCCGAGCGCATCCTTTACCCCGGACAGGGGGTCACCAAACGCGCGCTGGCCGAATTCTACCAGCAGGTCGCGGACCTGATGGTGCCCCATCTGGCCGGCCGGCCGCTGACCCTGTTTCGCTGCCCCCGCGGCCGGGGCGAGGACTGCTTCTTCCAAAAGCATTTTGCCGACACCCAGCCTGAGTTCACCCGCGCCGTTCCCATCCAGGAAAAAGAGGAAGTACAAAACTATCTGGTGGTGGACGACTTGCCGGGGATCATATCCCTGGTGCAGCTCGGCGTGCTGGAGATTCACCCCTGGCCAAGCCGGGAGGACAACCTGGAACGCCCGGACCGAATGGTCTTCGACCTCGATCCCGCCGAAAACGTCGGCTGGCAGGAGGTCATCGAGGGGGCGCTGGCGGTGCGGGAGCTGCTCGGGGACCTGGGGCTCGAAAGCTTCGTCAAGACCAGCGGCGGCAAAGGACTGCATGTGGTGGTTCCGCTGGCCCGCCGCTCCTCCTGGGACGAACTGAAGGATTTTTCCCGGGCCGTGGTCGAGAAACTCGTCCGCCGGGAACCGGGCAAATTCGTCGCGACCATGAGCAAGAGCAAGCGCCGGGGGAAGATCTTCATCGACCATTTCCGCAACAGCCGCGGTGCCACCAGCATCGCCACCTATTCTACCCGGGCCCGGGCGGGTGCTCCTGTTTCCACGCCCCTGCATTGGGATGAAATCGACGCCATACCGGGAGCTGATCATTTTACCGTCGAAAACCTGCCCCGGCGACTGGCCCGTCTGGGTGGAGATCCCTGGGAAGGCTTCTTTGAGATTAGCCAGTCATTGACCCGCAAGATGAAGGACCGACTCCTATAA
- a CDS encoding CarD family transcriptional regulator, producing MFKVGDLAVYPAQGVGIIEAIESREFVGERHEFYVLRIMDSDMTIMIPVDNAGAVGMRTLIEKDRVASIYDILGDKPEDGHSLASWSRRQRGYNEKIKSGDLFEVAEVLRDLYLIKEEKELSYGEKKVLELARKLLVKEVALVAGTDEDRVVERVESLFH from the coding sequence ATGTTCAAGGTAGGTGATCTGGCTGTCTATCCGGCTCAGGGAGTAGGCATCATCGAGGCCATTGAGTCCCGGGAATTCGTCGGGGAACGGCACGAATTCTATGTATTGAGGATCATGGACAGCGATATGACCATCATGATTCCGGTTGACAACGCCGGAGCCGTGGGCATGCGCACCCTGATTGAAAAAGATCGGGTAGCAAGCATATACGACATCCTGGGGGATAAGCCCGAAGACGGCCACTCATTGGCTTCCTGGAGCCGTCGGCAACGGGGTTACAACGAAAAGATCAAATCTGGGGATCTTTTCGAGGTGGCGGAAGTGCTGCGGGACCTTTATCTGATCAAGGAAGAAAAAGAACTGTCCTATGGTGAAAAGAAGGTTCTGGAACTGGCCCGCAAGCTGCTGGTCAAAGAAGTGGCTCTGGTCGCCGGAACCGACGAAGATCGGGTAGTGGAAAGGGTTGAAAGCCTTTTTCACTGA